One region of Bacillota bacterium genomic DNA includes:
- a CDS encoding ABC transporter substrate-binding protein — protein sequence MTAASSALVAAVFGEFGAIAGQPRPAGTVVVGVPYRLSSLDPAASPVDPNQPQALSPYRLIYDTLVITGPDGRLYPHLAAGWEIGAGGKEITFRLRRGVRFHDGRPVDAGAVKYTLDRLTEAPESGTLARMLGPVKEVIVVDPERVRLVFERPYPPVWTALSWSAYGVVAPGGEAGALGPVGSGPFRPESLTGGRLTLVANDGYDWPPPFVKGPGPARPRQVVFEFLPERGSLSAAFGGSRLDVAEFGQGESWQGPPGLVVHRPTLTYLGFNVADGPMADPAVREAAALAIDRQALIDKVGLPATAETSVIPGGMWASGLKAGSKGDGLPAYDPARAKAVLAADGWKDTDGDGLVERPGLNGAPPSRLRVEVLSYDYQWEAGLGKAVSEQLRAVGIEALATTLEPRDVLERTREGLAPAFVLTYDWYDPDVIYYFFHSSRLGLTNRSRLDDPAV from the coding sequence TTGACGGCAGCTTCATCGGCCCTCGTCGCGGCGGTCTTCGGTGAGTTTGGGGCCATCGCCGGCCAGCCGCGCCCAGCGGGCACGGTCGTCGTCGGCGTGCCCTACCGGCTTTCCTCGCTCGACCCGGCGGCCTCGCCCGTGGATCCTAACCAGCCCCAGGCCCTGAGCCCCTATCGCCTGATTTACGACACCCTGGTGATCACCGGACCCGACGGGCGGCTCTATCCCCACCTGGCCGCCGGGTGGGAGATCGGGGCGGGGGGGAAGGAGATAACCTTCCGGCTCCGACGCGGTGTCCGTTTCCACGACGGGCGACCGGTCGACGCCGGCGCGGTCAAGTATACCCTCGACCGGTTGACTGAGGCCCCCGAATCGGGAACCCTGGCGAGGATGCTCGGCCCGGTCAAGGAGGTCATCGTGGTCGACCCGGAACGGGTCAGACTGGTTTTTGAACGTCCGTATCCTCCAGTCTGGACGGCCTTGTCCTGGTCGGCCTATGGCGTGGTCGCCCCCGGCGGCGAAGCCGGGGCGTTGGGTCCAGTGGGGAGCGGGCCTTTCCGGCCGGAGTCCCTGACCGGCGGCCGGCTGACCTTGGTCGCCAACGACGGGTACGATTGGCCGCCGCCGTTCGTCAAGGGGCCGGGGCCCGCCAGACCGCGGCAGGTAGTCTTCGAGTTCCTTCCCGAGCGCGGCTCGCTCTCGGCCGCTTTCGGAGGCAGCCGGCTCGACGTGGCCGAGTTCGGCCAGGGGGAGTCTTGGCAGGGCCCACCCGGGCTAGTCGTCCACCGGCCGACCCTGACCTACTTGGGCTTCAACGTGGCCGACGGGCCCATGGCTGATCCGGCCGTGCGGGAGGCGGCGGCGCTGGCCATCGACCGTCAAGCCTTGATTGACAAGGTCGGCCTGCCGGCGACGGCCGAGACATCGGTCATCCCCGGCGGGATGTGGGCTAGCGGGCTGAAGGCCGGTTCCAAGGGGGATGGCCTTCCCGCCTACGACCCCGCTCGGGCCAAGGCGGTCCTGGCCGCCGACGGTTGGAAGGATACGGACGGCGACGGCCTGGTCGAAAGACCCGGTCTGAACGGGGCGCCGCCATCGCGTCTCCGGGTCGAGGTCCTGAGTTACGACTACCAGTGGGAGGCCGGGCTGGGCAAGGCCGTGTCGGAGCAACTGCGAGCAGTGGGCATCGAGGCCCTGGCGACCACCCTCGAGCCCAGGGACGTCCTCGAGCGGACCCGGGAGGGGCTGGCGCCGGCCTTCGTCCTTACCTACGACTGGTATGACCCTGATGTCATCTACTACTTCTTCCACTCTTCGCGGCTCGGGCTGACCAACCGGTCGAGGCTGGATGACCCGGCGGTG